From Draconibacterium halophilum, one genomic window encodes:
- a CDS encoding 2-phosphosulfolactate phosphatase — MKANILYLLEGAQAAKGKVVILDVLRAFTTACYTINKGIETIIQVGDIELTYLLKIGVPISF, encoded by the coding sequence ATGAAGGCAAACATACTATACCTGCTTGAGGGAGCGCAAGCTGCAAAAGGAAAAGTTGTAATACTAGATGTGCTACGCGCTTTTACTACAGCCTGTTACACTATAAACAAAGGAATTGAAACCATTATCCAAGTGGGCGATATTGAATTAACTTACTTGTTAAAAATAGGAGTCCCGATTAGCTTTTAG
- a CDS encoding MalY/PatB family protein, with amino-acid sequence MKQYNFDEIVPRKGTNCLKHDALERFFNSADALPLWVADMDFKTPDFIVDAIKKRAEHEILGYSFRPDSYFEAVINWMSRRHQWEIEKEWISFSPGVVAGLTYAIESFSKPGDGVVVQPPVYFPFFDSVKGTKRKMIQNPLKNENGRYTFDLKDLKSKIDENTKLLLLCNPQNPGGMVWTKEELAALTDICLENDIMIISDEIHSDLIYKGHKHIPLASISDEVAQNCMVSMAPSKTFNVAGLSSSLVIIPNKRKMAAYERTIGVGHLGMGNIFGTIALEAAYTHGDEWLDQLLEYLWGNYQLLENFIQKKLPRVNVMKPEATYLIWMDFSDYGMKNEELAKYTVEKAGVALNDGGRFGIGGDGFLRLNIGCPRSVLQEALERLEKAFG; translated from the coding sequence ATGAAACAATACAACTTTGACGAAATAGTTCCGCGTAAAGGAACCAACTGCTTAAAACACGATGCACTTGAACGTTTTTTCAACTCGGCCGATGCATTGCCACTTTGGGTGGCCGATATGGATTTTAAAACACCCGATTTTATTGTGGATGCCATTAAAAAGCGTGCTGAGCACGAAATCCTTGGTTACTCCTTTCGCCCTGATTCGTATTTCGAGGCGGTTATAAACTGGATGAGCCGGCGCCATCAGTGGGAAATTGAAAAAGAATGGATTTCGTTTAGCCCGGGAGTAGTGGCAGGCTTGACATACGCCATCGAAAGTTTTTCGAAACCCGGCGACGGCGTTGTGGTTCAGCCACCCGTATATTTTCCATTCTTCGACAGTGTAAAAGGCACAAAACGAAAAATGATTCAAAACCCGCTGAAGAATGAGAATGGCCGCTATACTTTCGATCTGAAAGATTTGAAATCGAAGATTGATGAAAATACCAAACTCCTGCTGCTTTGTAACCCGCAAAATCCGGGAGGTATGGTTTGGACAAAAGAAGAACTGGCTGCCCTTACCGATATCTGCCTTGAGAACGATATCATGATTATTTCAGACGAAATACATTCCGACTTAATATATAAAGGCCATAAACACATTCCGCTTGCAAGCATTTCCGACGAAGTAGCGCAGAATTGTATGGTTAGCATGGCGCCGAGTAAAACCTTTAATGTGGCTGGACTTTCGTCGTCGCTGGTGATCATCCCAAACAAAAGAAAAATGGCTGCTTACGAACGCACCATTGGCGTTGGCCATCTGGGCATGGGAAATATTTTCGGGACAATAGCACTTGAAGCCGCTTATACCCACGGCGACGAATGGCTGGATCAATTACTGGAATACCTGTGGGGAAATTATCAACTGCTTGAAAACTTTATTCAGAAAAAGCTGCCACGTGTAAATGTAATGAAACCGGAGGCTACATACCTTATCTGGATGGACTTTTCGGATTATGGCATGAAAAACGAAGAACTGGCAAAATATACGGTAGAAAAAGCCGGTGTTGCATTGAATGACGGTGGCCGTTTTGGAATTGGCGGCGATGGGTTTCTTCGTCTCAACATCGGTTGTCCGCGCAGTGTATTGCAGGAAGCGCTTGAGCGACTGGAGAAGGCATTCGGGTAA